A window of the Alnus glutinosa chromosome 4, dhAlnGlut1.1, whole genome shotgun sequence genome harbors these coding sequences:
- the LOC133865568 gene encoding probable E3 ubiquitin-protein ligase RHG1A isoform X1, translating into MQGQRGRIGSLPETLEIDHGSTSSNVPISQQLCWNNMGNQIPDYILSPSDMNTYLNSVNHERQMSSGWSLGEPSSSNSQNEIRCDEQKAELGWSSSESACPRAGPRLEERSYEPPNTFSVDNVNTNPLFLQSSNSDVLTQNLNINTAFVGNGGDNSQVMLCPNMHKSSGSENQWIPPAGASIHHALPSRSAGFLVEDNDGRSGCSLEGRRVSCKRKAIEANVGQSSVSGSSSYFQRTDSAWSTVPAPFNLTSSLGVSVPPEQVNPRLMLGATEVTSDNIPDLSGAGISHRNSRLRINPPNQQDSISPTLFSTENAAVRHSSVSSQLSQRHLPVDYSLDLRSAPTADNMIPQSQPVLIHVPALPQNVQALRWNGGSSSGTGSSTNSIVSGDTNAVPRVETGSRSIARNLLEHPMFVSATDVRNLVQNPANRSSTGVNLSIPGNVASTSRTSPSSGVHPSSAPTLVPRQNPPQYPRRLSEYVRRSLFSSAGSESGGQSSNYSPLRSGPVSSQEMGFSSVPGNQVHLQSHPRSALWMERQGNGGLGIPYLMRTSAAASEGSSRLVSEQIRNVLGLMRRGESLRFEDVMILDQSVFFGVADVHDRHRDMRLDVDHMSYEELLALEERIGNVSTGLSEETILNRLRRRECTIAVGSPHEAEPCCICQEEYNDGDDLGTLECGHEFHAGCVKQWLMHKNLCPICKTTALAK; encoded by the exons ATGCAAGGGCAGAGGGGTAGAATTGGTTCCTTGCCTGAAACCTTGGAAATTGACCATGGATCTACATCAAGTAATGTTCCTATAAGTCAGCAGCTTTGCTGGAATAATATGGGAAACCAAATACCAGACTATATACTGTCACCCAGTGATATGAACACATATTTGAACTCTGTGAACCACGAACGACAGATGTCAAGTGGTTGGAGCTTGGGTGAGCCTAGTTCTAGCAACAGCCAGAATGAGATTAGGTGTGATGAGCAGAAAGCAGAACTTGGATGGTCGTCTTCAGAAAGTGCTTGTCCCAGGGCTGGTCCAAGGTTGGAAGAACGGAGCTATGAACCACCTAATACATTTTCAGTTGACAATGTCAATACGAACCCTCTGTTTCTGCAAAGTTCCAACTCTGATGTGCTTACCCAGAATCTCAACATAAACACAGCTTTTGTGGGTAATGGTGGTGATAATAGTCAAGTCATGTTATGTCCTAATATGCACAAGTCTAGTGGATCAGAAAATCAGTGGATCCCACCTGCTGGTGCCTCCATTCATCATGCACTTCCTTCCAGAAGTGCTGGATTTTTGGTGGAAGACAATGATGGCAGATCAGGTTGTTCACTGGAAGGTCGCCGCGTGTCCTGTAAAAGAAAAGCTATTGAAGCAAATGTTGGACAGTCTTCTGTATCTGGAAGTTCTAGCTACTTTCAGCGTACAGATAGTGCATGGTCTACCGTTCCTGCTCCATTTAATCTGACCAGCAGTTTAGGGGTTTCTGTTCCACCAGAACAGGTGAACCCAAGACTCATGCTAGGTGCAACAGAAGTCACTTCTGATAACATTCCCGATTTAAGTGGGGCAGGAATCTCCCATAGAAATTCCCGTTTGAGGATAAATCCACCAAATCAACAAGATTCTATTTCCCCTACTTTATTCTCAACAGAGAATGCTGCTGTTAGGCATTCTAGTGTTTCTTCCCAGCTGTCACAGAGACATCTTCCAGTTGATTATTCTTTGGACTTGAGGTCAGCACCTACTGCAGATAATATGATTCCTCAAAGTCAACCAGTTTTGATTCATGTTCCTGCATTGCCACAAAATGTGCAAGCTCTTAGGTGGAATGGAGGATCTAGCTCAGGAACTGGCAGTTCAACAAATTCTATTGTTTCTGGAGACACAAATGCTGTACCGCGTGTGGAAACAGGCTCGAGAAGCATTGCAAGAAACCTTTTGGAGCATCCTATGTTTGTGTCTGCTACTGATGTGAGAAATTTGGTTCAAAATCCAGCAAATAGAAGTTCAACTGGTGTAAATTTAAGTATTCCTGGAAATGTTGCTTCTACTTCTCGGACCAGCCCCAGTTCAGGTGTCCATCCATCATCAGCTCCTACTTTAGTTCCTCGACAGAATCCTCCACAATATCCGCGAAGATTATCTGAATATGTTCGCAGGTCATTGTTTTCTTCTGCTGGCTCTGAGTCTGGAGGCCAGAGCAGTAATTATTCTCCACTGCGTTCAGGCCCTGTTTCCTCACAAGAAATGGGGTTTTCATCTGTACCTGGTAACCAGGTTCATCTTCAATCACACCCAAGGTCAGCATTGTGGATGGAGAGACAAGGTAATGGTGGACTTGGAATCCCCTATTTGATGCGAACGTCTGCTGCGGCCAGTGAAGGAAGTAGCAGGCTTGTATCTGAG caGATTCGAAATGTCTTGGGTCTCATGCGTAGGGGCGAGAGCTTACGATTTGAG GATGTCATGATCCTTGACCAGTCAGTCTTTTTTGGGGTGGCTGATGTTCATGATCGGCACAGGGATATGCGACTAGATGTTGATCACATGTCTTATGAG GAGTTGTTGGCTCTGGAAGAGCGCATTGGAAATGTGAGCACAGGATTGAGTGAGGAAACAATTTTAAATCGTCTGAGACGGCGGGAGTGTACTATTGCAGTAGGTTCTCCGCACGAGGCCGAACCATGCTGTATCTGTCAG GAGGAATACAATGATGGGGATGATCTTGGGACACTGGAATGTGGCCATGAGTTTCACGCTGGCTGTGTAAAACAATGGCTGATGCACAAGAATTTATGCCCCATTTGTAAAACAACAGCACTGGCGAAATGA
- the LOC133865568 gene encoding probable E3 ubiquitin-protein ligase RHG1A isoform X2, which translates to MQGQRGRIGSLPETLEIDHGSTSSNVPISQQLCWNNMGNQIPDYILSPSDMNTYLNSVNHERQMSSGWSLGEPSSSNSQNEIRCDEQKAELGWSSSESACPRAGPRLEERSYEPPNTFSVDNVNTNPLFLQSSNSDVLTQNLNINTAFVGNGGDNSQVMLCPNMHKSSGSENQWIPPAGASIHHALPSRSAGFLVEDNDGRSGCSLEGRRVSCKRKAIEANVGQSSVSGSSSYFQRTDSAWSTVPAPFNLTSSLGVSVPPEQVNPRLMLGATEVTSDNIPDLSGAGISHRNSRLRINPPNQQDSISPTLFSTENAAVRHSSVSSQLSQRHLPVDYSLDLRSAPTADNMIPQSQPVLIHVPALPQNVQALRWNGGSSSGTGSSTNSIVSGDTNAVPRVETGSRSIARNLLEHPMFVSATDVRNLVQNPANRSSTGVNLSIPGNVASTSRTSPSSGVHPSSAPTLVPRQNPPQYPRRLSEYVRRSLFSSAGSESGGQSSNYSPLRSGPVSSQEMGFSSVPGNQVHLQSHPRSALWMERQGNGGLGIPYLMRTSAAASEGSSRLVSEIRNVLGLMRRGESLRFEDVMILDQSVFFGVADVHDRHRDMRLDVDHMSYEELLALEERIGNVSTGLSEETILNRLRRRECTIAVGSPHEAEPCCICQEEYNDGDDLGTLECGHEFHAGCVKQWLMHKNLCPICKTTALAK; encoded by the exons ATGCAAGGGCAGAGGGGTAGAATTGGTTCCTTGCCTGAAACCTTGGAAATTGACCATGGATCTACATCAAGTAATGTTCCTATAAGTCAGCAGCTTTGCTGGAATAATATGGGAAACCAAATACCAGACTATATACTGTCACCCAGTGATATGAACACATATTTGAACTCTGTGAACCACGAACGACAGATGTCAAGTGGTTGGAGCTTGGGTGAGCCTAGTTCTAGCAACAGCCAGAATGAGATTAGGTGTGATGAGCAGAAAGCAGAACTTGGATGGTCGTCTTCAGAAAGTGCTTGTCCCAGGGCTGGTCCAAGGTTGGAAGAACGGAGCTATGAACCACCTAATACATTTTCAGTTGACAATGTCAATACGAACCCTCTGTTTCTGCAAAGTTCCAACTCTGATGTGCTTACCCAGAATCTCAACATAAACACAGCTTTTGTGGGTAATGGTGGTGATAATAGTCAAGTCATGTTATGTCCTAATATGCACAAGTCTAGTGGATCAGAAAATCAGTGGATCCCACCTGCTGGTGCCTCCATTCATCATGCACTTCCTTCCAGAAGTGCTGGATTTTTGGTGGAAGACAATGATGGCAGATCAGGTTGTTCACTGGAAGGTCGCCGCGTGTCCTGTAAAAGAAAAGCTATTGAAGCAAATGTTGGACAGTCTTCTGTATCTGGAAGTTCTAGCTACTTTCAGCGTACAGATAGTGCATGGTCTACCGTTCCTGCTCCATTTAATCTGACCAGCAGTTTAGGGGTTTCTGTTCCACCAGAACAGGTGAACCCAAGACTCATGCTAGGTGCAACAGAAGTCACTTCTGATAACATTCCCGATTTAAGTGGGGCAGGAATCTCCCATAGAAATTCCCGTTTGAGGATAAATCCACCAAATCAACAAGATTCTATTTCCCCTACTTTATTCTCAACAGAGAATGCTGCTGTTAGGCATTCTAGTGTTTCTTCCCAGCTGTCACAGAGACATCTTCCAGTTGATTATTCTTTGGACTTGAGGTCAGCACCTACTGCAGATAATATGATTCCTCAAAGTCAACCAGTTTTGATTCATGTTCCTGCATTGCCACAAAATGTGCAAGCTCTTAGGTGGAATGGAGGATCTAGCTCAGGAACTGGCAGTTCAACAAATTCTATTGTTTCTGGAGACACAAATGCTGTACCGCGTGTGGAAACAGGCTCGAGAAGCATTGCAAGAAACCTTTTGGAGCATCCTATGTTTGTGTCTGCTACTGATGTGAGAAATTTGGTTCAAAATCCAGCAAATAGAAGTTCAACTGGTGTAAATTTAAGTATTCCTGGAAATGTTGCTTCTACTTCTCGGACCAGCCCCAGTTCAGGTGTCCATCCATCATCAGCTCCTACTTTAGTTCCTCGACAGAATCCTCCACAATATCCGCGAAGATTATCTGAATATGTTCGCAGGTCATTGTTTTCTTCTGCTGGCTCTGAGTCTGGAGGCCAGAGCAGTAATTATTCTCCACTGCGTTCAGGCCCTGTTTCCTCACAAGAAATGGGGTTTTCATCTGTACCTGGTAACCAGGTTCATCTTCAATCACACCCAAGGTCAGCATTGTGGATGGAGAGACAAGGTAATGGTGGACTTGGAATCCCCTATTTGATGCGAACGTCTGCTGCGGCCAGTGAAGGAAGTAGCAGGCTTGTATCTGAG ATTCGAAATGTCTTGGGTCTCATGCGTAGGGGCGAGAGCTTACGATTTGAG GATGTCATGATCCTTGACCAGTCAGTCTTTTTTGGGGTGGCTGATGTTCATGATCGGCACAGGGATATGCGACTAGATGTTGATCACATGTCTTATGAG GAGTTGTTGGCTCTGGAAGAGCGCATTGGAAATGTGAGCACAGGATTGAGTGAGGAAACAATTTTAAATCGTCTGAGACGGCGGGAGTGTACTATTGCAGTAGGTTCTCCGCACGAGGCCGAACCATGCTGTATCTGTCAG GAGGAATACAATGATGGGGATGATCTTGGGACACTGGAATGTGGCCATGAGTTTCACGCTGGCTGTGTAAAACAATGGCTGATGCACAAGAATTTATGCCCCATTTGTAAAACAACAGCACTGGCGAAATGA
- the LOC133866109 gene encoding uncharacterized protein LOC133866109: MRARNLAPDCSSSFSAADLHGNAPESHDMSTFLNQFLHQKHMLCHSLQQPEPEPQPPPLFSACGLFSAENRHRSGRSEWECQVRGGNSGAAVESSCGVNVSDPGYSFKDEVKASTENAFCSAAVVDSDANERRVPSENYLGELSCDSEEGAEGLEVLVKSVPPPSSSKRSRAAEVHNLSEKRRRSRINEKMKALQNLIPNSNKTDKASMLDEAIEYLKQLQLQVQMLSVRNGLSLHPMFLLGAQQPMQLPQPGVSFVEGNGFLNSGNEENSRESVLNLANRCTLSNQPFVIPSATNITIPETSLGFEESAQAHYEPLNLSSSKWKVGFHKLTCPSMASIPVGHARPTMDGRRWEVGTDKRPTMRGWDRWMTDKKGEIPGEDGVRAACVLDRAYQEIEEGYLRALDKLKLSETGDQIWPPHERRSKWGKKKRSGKWRKMSDYTFLNDQLSKRTSIFGLRLWVVLGICVGAAIVLVLFLISLWFTSRRNSSSSSSSTSSKLNNKSSQNPTIPNVSKEIQEIRIDRSRNPTHPNPDSNPNAYHQASNPDPLPESEQLCCRAQPLLLQPGEEGPVSGRNRIHIEIGKDHRISYPERVGGSSHGSGEPRSGDQAMIAAPEVSHLGWGHWYTLRELEQATNGFVDENVIGEGGYGIVYRGVLEDNTMVAVKNLLNNRGQAEKEFKVEVEAIGRVRHKNLVRLLGYCVEGAHRMLVYEYVDNGNLEQWIHGDVGPCSPLTWEIRMNVILGTAKGLTYLHEGLEPKVVHRDIKSSNILLDKQWNPKVSDFGLAKLLGSERSYVTTRVMGTFGYVAPEYASTGMLNERSDVYSFGILLMEIISGRNPVDYSRPAGEVNLVEWLKTMVTNRNAEGVLDPKLPEKPSSRALKRALLVALRCVDPNAQKRPKMGHVIHMLEADEFPFRDERRAGRSQRDGMRDRLMDKRINESGDSSGYESSALTNRCLERKPEPEEQ; encoded by the exons ATGCGAGCAAGAAATTTAGCACCTGATTGTTCTTCGTCCTTTTCAGCGGCGGATCTGCACGGAAACGCCCCGGAGTCCCATGACATGTCTACCTTTCTAAACCAATTCTTGCACCAAAAGCACATGCTTTGCCATTCTCTACAACAACCGGAGCCAGAGCCACAACCACCTCCACTATTTTCAGCATGCGGACTCTTCTCCGCGGAGAATCGTCACCGGTCGGGCCGATCCGAGTGGGAGTGCCAAGTCAGAGGCGGAAACTCGGGTGCCGCTGTTGAATCGTCGTGCGGCGTCAATGTCTCCGATCCCGGCTATTCTTTTAAGGACGAGGTGAAAGCCAGCACTGAGAACGCGTTTTGTTCGGCCGCTGTTGTGGATTCTGATGCAAACGAGAGGAGAGTTCCGTCTGAGAATTATCTCGGCGAGTTGAGTTGTGATAGCGAG GAAGGTGCCGAGGGGTTAGAGGTTTTAGTGAAATCAGTTCCGCCTCCTTCTTCATCAAAGAGGAGCAGAGCTGCGGAGGTCCATAATTTGTCGGAGAAG AGGAGGAGGAGTAGGATTAACGAGAAAATGAAAGCACTACAGAACCTAATTCCAAATTCTAATAAG aCGGATAAGGCTTCTATGCTTGATGAAGCGATCGAATATTTGAAGCAGCTTCAGCTTCAGGTGCAG ATGCTATCAGTGAGAAATGGATTGAGTTTGCACCCGATGTTCTTACTGGGAGCACAGCAGCCTATGCAGTTGCCTCAGCCAGGAGTAAGCTTTGTTGAGGGAAATGGATTTCTGAATTCGGGGAATGAGGAAAACTCCAGGGAATCTGTTTTGAATCTTGCCAACCGATGCACACTCTCCAATCAGCCATTTGTCATCCCTTCAGCGACGAACATCACCATTCCAGAAACCTCGCTTGGTTTTGAAGAATCAGCTCAGGCACATTATGAACCATTAAATCTTTCATCTTCCAA GTGGAAGGTTGGATTCCACAAGCTGACTTGCCCGTCCATGGCTTCCATTCCCGTAGGTCATGCACGGCCGACCATGGACGGCCGGCGATGGGAGGTTGGGACAGATAAACGGCCAACGATGAGAGGTTGGGACAGATGGATGACCGACAAGAAGGGAGAGATCCCGGGAGAGGACGGCGTGCGGGCAGCCTGTG TATTAGATCGAGCATATCAAGAGATCGAGGAAGGTTATCTGCGCGCCTTGGACAAGCTGAAGTTGTCGGAAACAG GGGACCAAATTTGGCCACCGCATGAGAGGAGGAGCAAGtgggggaagaagaagagaagtggGAAGTGGAGAAAAATGTCTGACTATACGTTTCTGAACGATCAGCTCTCAAAGCGCACCTCAATCTTCGGTCTACGCTTATGGGTAGTGCTTGGTATATGCGTTGGAGCAGCCATAGTTCTCGTACTTTTCCTCATATCTCTCTGGTTCACCTCAAGGCGAAACAGCtcgtcatcttcttcttctacttcttcaaAGCTCAATAACAAGTCCTCTCAGAACCCCACCATCCCAAACGTCTCCAAAGAAATCCAAGAAATCCGAATCGATCGTTCTCGGAACCCGACCCACCCCAACCCGGACTCGAACCCAAATGCCTACCACCAGGCCTCCAACCCGGACCCATTACCGGAATCGGAGCAGTTATGCTGCAGAGCTCAGCCCTTGCTTCTTCAGCCAGGGGAAGAGGGCCCGGTTAGTGGGCGGAACAGAATTCACATAGAAATCGGGAAAGACCACCGAATTTCGTACCCGGAGAGGGTTGGCGGGTCGTCACATGGCAGCGGAGAGCCACGGTCTGGCGACCAGGCGATGATTGCGGCGCCGGAGGTCTCTCATTTGGGCTGGGGTCACTGGTACACGCTCAGAGAGCTCGAGCAGGCCACCAATGGGTTTGTTGATGAAAATGTGATTGGTGAGGGTGGGTATGGGATTGTCTACCGGGGCGTTTTGGAGGATAATACCATGGTTGCTGTCAAGAATTTGCTCAATAACAG AGGACAAGCTGAGAAGGAGTTTAAGGTTGAAGTTGAAGCAATCGGACGTGTTCGGCATAAGAATTTAGTGAGATTGCTGGGTTATTGTGTCGAAGGAGCGCACAG GATGCTTGTTTATGAGTATGTTGACAATGGAAACCTGGAACAGTGGATTCATGGAGATGTTGGCCCTTGCAGCCCTCTTACTTGGGAGATTCGTATGAATGTAATACTTGGAACTGCAAAAGG GTTGACATACCTGCATGAGGGTCTTGAGCCCAAGGTTGTGCACCGTGATATCAAGTCCAGCAATATCTTGCTTGATAAGCAGTGGAATCCAAAGGTGTCTGACTTTGGCCTAGCAAAGCTCTTGGGCTCAGAGAGGAGTTACGTGACAACTCGTGTGATGGGAACATTTGG GTATGTGGCTCCAGAATATGCCAGTACCGGCATGTTGAACGAAAGAAGTGATGTATATAGTTTTGGGATTCTTCTTATGGAGATAATTTCTGGGAGAAACCCTGTAGACTATAGCCGCCCTGCTGGAGAG GTGAACTTAGTTGAGTGGCTTAAAACCATGGTTACAAATCGGAATGCCGAGGGAGTTTTGGATCCTAAGTTACCTGAGAAACCTTCATCAAGGGCGCTGAAGCGTGCTCTGTTGGTAGCTTTGCGCTGTGTGGACCCAAATGCTCAGAAGAGGCCAAAGATGGGGCACGTGATACATATGCTTGAAGCTGATGAGTTCCCTTTCCGTGAT GAACGTAGAGCTGGACGTTCACAGCGTGATGGTATGAGGGACAGGTTGATGGATAAGCGCATAAATGAATCCGGTGACAGTAGTGGATATGAAAGCAGTGCTCTAACTAACAGGTGTTTGGAAAGAAAGCCGGAACCTGAAGAGCAGTAG